The Juglans microcarpa x Juglans regia isolate MS1-56 chromosome 8S, Jm3101_v1.0, whole genome shotgun sequence genome has a window encoding:
- the LOC121244952 gene encoding triacylglycerol lipase OBL1-like, with amino-acid sequence MMASKLSYENAEFVHTVIRDHWNMEYLGFYNFWNDFRQQPSTQAIMFQDTKYNPNLIVVGFTGTHPFDPIAIGTDVDLSWIELEGVGKAHSGFMKALGLQKDKGWPKEIEKRSDPQQQFAYYEIRSKLREILQKNESAKFILTGHSLGGALAILFVTILAMHEEAWLLDKLEGVYTFGQPRVGNKQFGDYMKAKLNENDVKYLRYVYCNDLVPRVPYDDDSIFFEHFSPVLYYNVYYNEKVLWEEPNKNYFSLLWVIPKYLNAVLELIRSFIIPYIRGSEYKESWLMKMFRVFGLIIPGLAAHSPQDYVNVTRLGSLPIDLQNSLGQRNSKVGLPKKSQ; translated from the exons ATGATGGCTTCCAAATTGTCATACGAAAATGCAGAATTTGTTCATACCGTAATCAGAGATCACTGGAAC ATGGAATACTTAGGGTTCTACAACTTCTGGAACG ATTTTCGACAACAACCTTCAACTCAAGCTATCATGTTCCAAGATACAAAGTATAACCCTAACCTAATCGTGGTTGGGTTTACTGGCACCCATCCATTCGATCCAATTGCAATTGGGACAGATGTGGACTTGTCGTGGATTGAGCTTGAAGGCGTGGGAAAGGCCCATAGTGGCTTTATGAAAGCTCTAGGCTTACAAAAGGACAAAGGCTGGccaaaagaaatagagaaaagaagTGATCCCCAACAACAATTTGCTTACTATGAAATAAGAAGCAAGCTAAGAGAAATATTGCAGAAGAATGAGAGCGCTAAATTCATATTAACAGGACACAGCTTGGGTGGGGCATTGGCAATTCTCTTTGTGACCATTCTAGCCATGCATGAGGAGGCATGGTTGTTAGATAAGTTGGAGGGAGTGTATACATTTGGGCAACCAAGGGTTGGAAACAAGCAGTTTGGGGATTACATGAAGGCAAAGTTGAACGAGAATGATGTGAAGTATCTAAGATATGTTTACTGCAATGACTTGGTGCCTAGGGTCCCTTATGACGATGACAGTATATTCTTTGAGCACTTCTCTCCCGTCCTCTACTACAATGTGTACTACAACGAGAAG GTTTTATGGGAGGAACCAAATAAGAACTACTTCTCACTACTATGGGTAATACCTAAGTACCTAAATGCAGTTTTGGAGTTGATCCGAAGTTTCATAATCCCATATATCAGAGGTTCAGAATACAAAGAAAGTTGGTTGATGAAAATGTTTAGAGTGTTCGGATTGATAATTCCCGGATTAGCAGCACATAGTCCTCAAGATTATGTTAACGTCACTCGATTGGGATCCTTACCTATAGACCTCCAGAACTCACTTGGGCAAAGAAATTCTAAAGTTGGTTTACCAAAGAAATCACAATAG